In Acomys russatus chromosome 26, mAcoRus1.1, whole genome shotgun sequence, a genomic segment contains:
- the Ca7 gene encoding carbonic anhydrase 7 isoform X2: MTGHHCWGYGQDDGPSNWHKLYPIAQGDRQSPINIISSQAVYSPSLQPLELFYEACMSLSITNNGHSVQVDFNDSDDRTVVTGGPLEGPYRLKQLHFHWGKKHDVGSEHTVDGKSFPSETGDEHPSMNRLTDALYMVRFKDTKAQFSCFNPKCLLPTSRHYWTYPGSLTTPPLSESVTWIVLREPIRISERQMEKFRSLHFTSEDDERIHMVNNFRPPQPLKGRVVKASFQA, from the exons ATGACCGGTCACCACTGTTGGGGCTACGGCCAGGACGATG GCCCTTCAAACTGGCACAAGCTGTATCCCATTGCCCAGGGAGACCGCCAGTCACCCATCAATATCATATCCAGCCAGGCTGTGTATTCACCCAGCCTGCAGCCATTAGAGCTTTTCTATGAAGCCTGCATGTCCCTCAGCATCACCAACAATGGCCACTCTGTCCAGGTGGACTTTAATGACAGTGATGACAGAACTG TGGTGACTGGGGGCCCCCTGGAAGGGCCCTATCGTCTCAAGCAGCTCCACTTCCACTGGGGCAAGAAGCACGATGTGGGCTCAGAGCACACGGTGGATGGCAAGTCCTTCCCCAGTGAG ACAGGAGATGAGCACCCGAGCATGAACCGCCTAACCGATGCACTCTACATGGTCCGATTTAAG gacaccaaggctcaGTTCAGCTGCTTCAACCCCAAGTGCCTGCTGCCCACCAGCCGGCACTACTGGACCTATCCTGGCTCCCTGACCACGCCCCCGCTCAGTGAGAGCGTCACTTGGATTGTGCTCAGGGAGCCTATCAGAATCTCTGAGAGGCAG atgGAGAAATTTCGGAGCCTGCATTTTACCTCAGAGGACGATGAGAGGATCCATATGGTGAACAACTTCCGGCCACCTCAGCCACTGAAGGGCCGAGTGGTCAAAGCATCCTTCCAGGCCTGA
- the Ca7 gene encoding carbonic anhydrase 7 isoform X1, giving the protein MTGHHCWGYGQDDGPSNWHKLYPIAQGDRQSPINIISSQAVYSPSLQPLELFYEACMSLSITNNGHSVQVDFNDSDDRTVVTGGPLEGPYRLKQLHFHWGKKHDVGSEHTVDGKSFPSELHLVHWNAKKYSTFGEAAAAPDGLAVVGVFLETGDEHPSMNRLTDALYMVRFKDTKAQFSCFNPKCLLPTSRHYWTYPGSLTTPPLSESVTWIVLREPIRISERQMEKFRSLHFTSEDDERIHMVNNFRPPQPLKGRVVKASFQA; this is encoded by the exons ATGACCGGTCACCACTGTTGGGGCTACGGCCAGGACGATG GCCCTTCAAACTGGCACAAGCTGTATCCCATTGCCCAGGGAGACCGCCAGTCACCCATCAATATCATATCCAGCCAGGCTGTGTATTCACCCAGCCTGCAGCCATTAGAGCTTTTCTATGAAGCCTGCATGTCCCTCAGCATCACCAACAATGGCCACTCTGTCCAGGTGGACTTTAATGACAGTGATGACAGAACTG TGGTGACTGGGGGCCCCCTGGAAGGGCCCTATCGTCTCAAGCAGCTCCACTTCCACTGGGGCAAGAAGCACGATGTGGGCTCAGAGCACACGGTGGATGGCAAGTCCTTCCCCAGTGAG CTACATCTGGTTCACTGGAATGCCAAGAAGTACAGCACTTTTGGGGAGGCGGCTGCAGCCCCTGATGGCCTGGCTGTGGTTGGTGTCTTCCTGGAG ACAGGAGATGAGCACCCGAGCATGAACCGCCTAACCGATGCACTCTACATGGTCCGATTTAAG gacaccaaggctcaGTTCAGCTGCTTCAACCCCAAGTGCCTGCTGCCCACCAGCCGGCACTACTGGACCTATCCTGGCTCCCTGACCACGCCCCCGCTCAGTGAGAGCGTCACTTGGATTGTGCTCAGGGAGCCTATCAGAATCTCTGAGAGGCAG atgGAGAAATTTCGGAGCCTGCATTTTACCTCAGAGGACGATGAGAGGATCCATATGGTGAACAACTTCCGGCCACCTCAGCCACTGAAGGGCCGAGTGGTCAAAGCATCCTTCCAGGCCTGA
- the Ca7 gene encoding carbonic anhydrase 7 isoform X3, whose amino-acid sequence MSLSITNNGHSVQVDFNDSDDRTVVTGGPLEGPYRLKQLHFHWGKKHDVGSEHTVDGKSFPSELHLVHWNAKKYSTFGEAAAAPDGLAVVGVFLETGDEHPSMNRLTDALYMVRFKDTKAQFSCFNPKCLLPTSRHYWTYPGSLTTPPLSESVTWIVLREPIRISERQMEKFRSLHFTSEDDERIHMVNNFRPPQPLKGRVVKASFQA is encoded by the exons ATGTCCCTCAGCATCACCAACAATGGCCACTCTGTCCAGGTGGACTTTAATGACAGTGATGACAGAACTG TGGTGACTGGGGGCCCCCTGGAAGGGCCCTATCGTCTCAAGCAGCTCCACTTCCACTGGGGCAAGAAGCACGATGTGGGCTCAGAGCACACGGTGGATGGCAAGTCCTTCCCCAGTGAG CTACATCTGGTTCACTGGAATGCCAAGAAGTACAGCACTTTTGGGGAGGCGGCTGCAGCCCCTGATGGCCTGGCTGTGGTTGGTGTCTTCCTGGAG ACAGGAGATGAGCACCCGAGCATGAACCGCCTAACCGATGCACTCTACATGGTCCGATTTAAG gacaccaaggctcaGTTCAGCTGCTTCAACCCCAAGTGCCTGCTGCCCACCAGCCGGCACTACTGGACCTATCCTGGCTCCCTGACCACGCCCCCGCTCAGTGAGAGCGTCACTTGGATTGTGCTCAGGGAGCCTATCAGAATCTCTGAGAGGCAG atgGAGAAATTTCGGAGCCTGCATTTTACCTCAGAGGACGATGAGAGGATCCATATGGTGAACAACTTCCGGCCACCTCAGCCACTGAAGGGCCGAGTGGTCAAAGCATCCTTCCAGGCCTGA